The DNA region CCTCGCGGACGCCACTCGCTCGCTCTTCGGGGAGGCCGGGCTGCCCTTCCGGGCGGAGCGAATCGTGATCGGCACCGGACCGGGTTCGTACACGGGCGTGCGGGTGGGCGCGAGCTACGCGCTGGGGTTGGGCCGCGTGTGGAATGTGCCCGTTCTCGGCGTGTCCACCCTGGAGGGGCTGGTGCGCGGCCCGGGGGGGGAGGTGCCTGGGGGCCGGGTCGCCGTGGCCCAGGGCGCCCGGCGCGGGCAGGTGTATGGGGCGGTGTACGAGGTGCGGGAGGGCGCCGTCGCGGAGGTGGTCCACGCCCCGGCCAAACGGCCCCTGGAGGAGTTCGAGGCGCTGGCCGCCGGGCTTCCCCTCCGCCGGGACACCGCGCCTGGCGGTCTCGCCCTGCTCGAAGCCGGGGCGAGGCACGGGCAGGCGGAGTGGTCGCTGGCGTACCTCTGAGCCCGGAGGCAGACGGGAGTTGGAGCGCGGGGCAGTCACGCTCTACTCTGGGGGAACCGCCTGCCACAGCCCGACCCCCGCACCCCGGGGCGGCCTCACCGTCCCCCAAGGTTGATCAAGTCGGTCGTCTTTCCACGCCGGGCCCAGGCCCACCCCACCGGAGGTTCTTCCATGCGCACCCGCCTCACCCTGACCGCCCTCCTCGCCCTCGCCGGAGCCGCCAGCGCCGCGCCCACCACCCTGACCGTGTTCATGGGCAGCCAGCAGCGCCCCGAGATCTTCCAGCCCATCTTCGACCGCTTTGAGCGGCAGAACCCGAACGTCGTGGTCAAGATCGAGACGGGCGGCGCGACGAGCGAGGCGCAGAACCAGTACCTCACGACCGTGCTTGCCGCCCGGGACCCCAGCCTCGACGTGTTCCTGATCGACGTGGTGCGGACCGCGACCTTCGCCACCGCCGGGTGGGCCGAGCCACTGGACGCCTACCTCCCGAGCAAGGACGCCTACCTGCGCGCCTTCCTGAAGGGGCCGATCAATGCCGCGACCGTGGGCGGCAAGCTCTACGCGATGCCCGCCTTCACGGACGCGCAGTTCCTGTACTACCGCAAGGACCTCCTCGCCAAGTACGGGGCGAAGGTGCCGCGCACCTGGGACGAACTCGCCGCCACCGCCGCGCGTATCCAGAAGGCGGAGGGCGGGAACCTCCAGGGCCTGAACTTCCAGGGGGCGCCCATCGAGGGCACGGTCTGCAACTTCCTGGAGACGCTATGGGGCGCGGGCGGCAACGCGCAGGTGGTGGACAGTCCGGCAGGGCGGCAGGGCCTGGGCTTCCTGGTGAACGCCGTGAAGACCAAACTTGCTCCTGCCGCCAGCTCCGAGATGAAGACCGACGACTCGCGCCAGCAGTTCCAGGCGGGGAACGTCCTGTTCGGCCTGAACTGGAGCTACGCCTGGGCGCACTTCCAGGGGAACAGCCCGCAGCCCACCAGGGTGAAGGGCGACGTGGGCGTGGCGCCGCTCCCCGCCTTCGGCAAGAACCCCAGCGCGACCTGCACCGGCGGCTGGGAGTGGGCGATCAGCGCCTACAGCAAGAACAAGGCGGTCGCCGCGAAGCTCGTGCAGTTCATGGCGAGCGCCGACGTGCAGCGCGAGCTGGCGGTCAAGGGCGCGTACCTCCCCGTGCGCGCCAGCCTCTACAACGACCGCGCCGTCCTCGCCGCCAACCCGCACTTCAAGGACCTGTACCGCATCGTGACCGGCGCGCGGCCCCGGCCCGTGTCGCCCGCTTACCCGCGCGTCTCGGAGATCGTCCGCAACAACGTGTCGGCGGCGGTGGCGGGCAGCAAGACGGTGGACGCCGCCCTGAAGGACATGCAGCGCGACCTCGATGGCGTGCTGAAGTGAGGTCTTGCCTTGCGCAGTGAGGCCGGAAAGCTCAGCAAGCCCCCCGTCGCCCGGACGCGCCGCCAGGTGAGGGGGGACGGCCCCCTCGCCGCCCTGCTCCTCGCCCCCGCCGCCCTGCTGCTGTGCGGCGTGCTGCTCTTCCCCATGCTCACGACCTTCCGCGACAGCCTGTTCGTCAACAAGCTGACCGAGCCGTGGGCGGGCACACCCTTCGTCGGTTTCAAGCAGTACGTGCAGATGATTCAGGACCCGCGCTTCCTGGCCGCCCTGCGCAACACCCTCTTCTTCGGGGTGCTGACGGTGGGGGGCTCCTTCCTCGTGGGCATCCCGATGGCGCTGCTGGCCCACACGCCCAGTCGAGTGCGGGGGCTGGCGCGGGTGGCCCTGCTGCTGCCGTGGGCGATGCCGCCCGTCATCACCGGATTGATCTTCGCCTGGCTGTTCAACGGGCAGTACGGGGTGATCAATGACGTGCTGGTGCGGGCGGGAATCATCAACGAACCCCTGCGCTGGCTCTCCACGCCGGGGCTGGCGGTCGTGGCGATGGTGGTCACGATTGTCTGGAAGACGAGTTCCTTCGTCGCCCTGATCGTGCTGGGCGGCCTCCAGGGCATTCCACGCGAACTCACGGAGGCGGCGGACGTGGACGGGGCGACCCGGGTGCAGACCTTCTGGCGGGTGATCCTGCCGCTGCTGGGGCCGAGTCTCGCGGTGGCCTTTATCTTCCGGGCGATCAGCGCCGTGCAGGTGTTCGACATCCCGTACACCTTCATTCAGCAGGCTCCGGCGCAGGGGCTTCTCGAAACCCTAGGCGTCTACATCTACCGCACGAGCATCGAATTTCTGGACTTCGGGTACGCGGCGGCGCTCTCCGTGGCCCTCTTCGGGGTGAGCCTCGCCGTCACCCTCGTCTACGTGCGCTTCGTGCGCGGCGGGGAGGGCTGAGGTGGACGAACAGGCTCCCCGCCTGAACACGGGCGAACGACTTGGACGTGGCCTCGGGCTCGCCCTGCTCGTCTTCGGTGGCTTCTTCCCCCTCGTGTGGATGCTGCTGACCAGCTTGAAGAACGAGGGGGAACTCCAGAAGTTCCCAGTGCAGTACCTCCCCTCCCAGCCCGACATCGCCAACTACGCGCGGGTGTTCTCCGAGCAGCCGTTCGGCACCTTCTTCATGAACTCGCTGATCGTCAGCCTGCTCAGCACCCTGCTGTGCGTGGTCGTCGCCGTTCCTGCCGCCTACGCGCTGGCGCGGCTGGAGATTCGAGCGCGGGGGCTGCTGCTGACCCTCGTCGTCGCCTTTTCCATGCTGCCCGTCGTCAGCCTGCTCGTGCCGCTCTTCCGGCTGATGCGGAGCGCGAACCTGCTGAACACCTATCCCGCCCTGATCCTCCCCTACGCGGCGCTGAGTCTCCCGGTCGCCGTCCTCACGCTCGTCGCCTTTTTCAGCGCCATCCCACGTGACCTCGAATCGGCGGCGATGGTGGACGGCTCCACCCGCATCGGCGCGATGACCCGTATCGTGCTGCCGCTGAGCCTGCCCGGCGTGGTGACGGCGGCGCTCCTCGTCTTCGTCAACTCGTGGAACGAGTTCCTGCTGGCGCTGAGCTTCAACACGCGGCTCAACATGCGCACCGTGTCGGTCGGCGTGACGCTGTACCAGGGGGAGTTCGCGTTCCCGTGGCCGCTGATCAGCGCGGCAGTCGTGATCGCGGTCGTGCCCATCGTCGTCCTGATCGCCATATTCCAGAAGCGGTTCGTGGCGGGGCTGACGGCGGGGGGGGTGAAGGCGTGAGGAGGGAGCAAAATTGCCCAAGCTTTTGCATTTTTGCCCCTCCCCCTTGAGGGGGGAGGCTGGGAGGGGGTGAACGGGCACGACCTGCGGCGCGGCCAGTAGACGAGGCAAGCCATCTTGCAGGCGCTGAAGGTGGTCACACGCCCCCTCACCCCGGCCCTCTCCCACGAGGGGAGAGGGAGAAAAGCATCAGAACCCGCTCGCTAGAGAGGCTCCTATGACCCAACCTTCCCAATCCGAATTCCTCTGGTTCCTCCAGCTCTCCCGCGACGGCGAGTTTATCGGCACCAGGGAGAAGCCGCCGCGCAGGCCCACGCTGCCCTACATCTCCAGCCTGATCACGACGGCGGGCGAGGCGGGGTTTACGGCGCTGCTGACGGCGACGAATTACCACTCCGAGCACGAGAACTACACGGCGGCGGTGGCGGCCCTGGCACGGACGGCGCAGACGGACCCCGGCCTGCTGATCGCTGTGCGGCCCGGCATGTTCCACCCGGCGATGTACGCGAAAATGCTCGCCACGGCGCAAAACCTCTTTCCCGGGAGGGTGCGGGTGAACATCGTGACGGGAAGCAGCCCCGCCGAGAACGCGATGTACGGCGACTTCGAGCCGCACGCCCAGCGGTACGAGCGGACGCGCGAGTTCATGACGATCCTGCGCCAGCTCTGGACCCAGCCGCCGCCCGTCAGTTACCGCTCGGATCTCTTCGCCTTCGAGAACGCGGTGCTGGACCCGCCGCCCGTGCAGCCCATCCCGATCTACTTTGGGGGCGCCTCACCCGTCGCCCAGCGCATCGCTGCCGACCTTGCCGACGTGTACCTGATGTGGGGCGAGCGGGAGGACATGCTGGCGGAGCGCATGGGCCAGATGCGGGCGCTGGAGGCGGAGACGGGCCGCGCCCTCCGTTACGGCCTGCGGACGCACGTCATCGTGCGCGAGACCGAAGAGGAGGCGTGGCAGGCCGCCGAACGCCTCATCTCGCGGGTGGACCCCGAGGTGCGCCGGGCCTTCGTGGAGAGCTACAAGCATGTGGACGGCGTGGGCCAACTGCGCCAGATCGAGATGCTGCGCGGGCTGGAGGAGGGCAACCTGCTCGTGGAGCCGAACCTCTGGGCAGGGGTCGGCATGGCCCGCAGCGGTGTGGGCGTCGCCTTGATCGGCAGCCCCGAGGGGGTGGCGGCCAAGATTCGGCGGTACGAGGCGATGGGCTTTTCCTCCTTCATCTTCAGCGGCTACCCGCACCTGGAGGAGGCGCGTCGCTTCGGTGAACTCGTCATGCCGCTCCTGAAGGGGCAGGGCGGCGAGGGCTCGCGGCAGATTCACACGGACACGGTGGCGCCGGTGGCTTAGGCGCAGATAACTCCTCCCCCCTTGTGGGGGAGGCTGGGAGGGGGGAAAACGCCAACGCCCACCAGCGCGCCTGGAGTGCGGCTGCCTGGGCATTCCCATCGGCCCCCGACGCTCTGCCCACTCACCCCCTCCTAACCTCCCCCCTCAAGGGGGAAGGACTTTTTCTGCTGCTCCCCACACCATCAGACCCGCCTCACCCCCGCGCTCTAAGCCCCACCAGCAACCCCGCCGTGAACGCCCCCGCAAAGGGCAACCGCGCCGTCAGCATCCGGCCCAGCCACTCGGCCCCCGCCTCGCCCCCCTGGTGCAGCCACGGCTCGGCGAGGGCCTGGACGCGGAGCCAGTTGACGGTGACGAGGTCGAGGGAGGCGAGGAGTTGCAGGGTGAGAAAGAGCAGCCCCAGCGCGACGAGGACGAACCTCCCGAGCTTCCTGAGGGCGAGCCCGGTGGCGAAGCCCAGCAGCGCACCGACGCCGAGGTCGGGCAGGAGGGGCCGCAGGGCGCTGGCGAGGGGGGCGGTGGAGAGCGTGTCGGGGAGCACGGCGAGGGGCAGCTTAGCCTCCGCCATCTTGCTGACTTCTTTTGGGGGACTTCACGGCCTCATCAGGCGGTATGGTGTGCGGAACGTGACCGAGGTCCCAGACATCCTCACGCCCGAGCTGCTCGCCCGCCTCACCGCCGGGGAGGAGGCCGCGTGGTACGACTTCGTGAGCGCGTACGAGGGCCGCATGTACGCCTACCTCTACCGCCTGGAGGGCAACGCCGAGGACGCCCTGGACCTCACCCAGGAGGTCTTCTACCGGGCGTGGAGAAGCATCCGCACCTTCCGCCCGGGCGAGCGGGTGCTGCCGTGGCTGTATCAGGTCGCGCGCAACACCCAGATCGAGTCGCACCGCCGCAAGCAGCTTCAACGCTTCAGCCTGGAGGAGGCGCGCGAGGACGTGGGCTTCGAGGTGACGAGCGCCGCGCGCTCCCCGGTCCAGGCCGCCGAGAGCGCCGACGCCCAGGACCGGGTGCAGCGCGCCCTGATGCGGCTGCCCGAGGAGTACCGCGAGGCCGTCGTGCTGCGCTTTGTCGAGGACTTGCCCTACGACGAGATCGCCCAGATTCAGGGGGTGGCGGTGGGCACGGCGAAAAGCCGCGTCTTCCGCGCCAAGGAGCAACTCGCGGAGCTGCTGGCGAACGAGGCGGACGTGCACTGAGGGAGGGGTCAGCCATCGGCGGTCAGCTGTCAGCAAGAGGCCCGGAATGGACTTCTCCTGCTGATGGCTGAAGACTGACGGCCGACCGCTTCTCCACGTGGCCTCTCTCACCGCGTGCTGGCCGTGGCACCCGCTAGCCTGGGCGGGTGACGCGAGGTTGGCTACGTGGGAAGACACTGGCGCTGCTGCTGGCGGGTGTGCCGTGGGTGATGGGGTCGTGTGCGGCGCAGCCCGTGCAGTTCCGGGTGGGCTTCACGATGAACGAGGAGCAGCGTGCGCCGCTCACGGTGTCCTTTACGGCGCAGGCGCCCGCCGAGTACCGCGTGAGGTGGGACTTCGGGGACGGCGGCATGGGGAGCGGCAGCCGCGTGACGCACACGTACTACCGCCCGGGGACGTACACCCTGGAGGCGCAGTTGCTGGACTCGCGCGGGCGGGTGCGCTCCACGGCCAGCGGTCAGGTCGAGGTACGCAGTGGCGGCCCCGAGCAGGCCGGGCTGGTCGTGCTGCTGGGCCGGGGCGAGGTGCGCCTGAGCGCGGCGGGCAGCGTGGTGTACCGGCCGAGTGAGCCAGACTTCACCCTGGATGGCCGCCCGGTGGGGACCGGCCCCGTCGAGGTCGCGGCGGGCGAGCACCGCGCGGCCTTGCGCCTGACCGGGGAAAGCGGACCGCTCACCGACAGCGTGCCTTTCCAGATGGCCCCGCTGGCGGGCAGCGTGCCCTTCGAGACCGAGGTGCTGCGCCTGACCAATCAAGCTCGCTCGCGCGGCTGGAACTGCGCCACCCTGAAAGAGGGCGGCCCAACGCTCCCCCCCCTGACCCGCGACCCGAGGCTGGAGGTGGCCGCCCTCGCCCAGTCGGCGGGGATGGCGCTGCACGGCTACTTCGACCACCACAGCCCGGTGGACGGCAGTACCCCGTGGCTGCGTGTGCAGGCGGCCGGGTTCGAGGCCCGGGCAACCGCCGAGAACATCGCCGCCGGGCAGCAGACCCCGGAGGAGGTCGTTGCCGGGTGGCTGCACAGCCCCGGCCACTGCCGCAACATCATGGGTGACTTCACCCGCCTCGGCGTGTCGTACGTGAACCGCCCGGAATCGCCGTACCTGCGCTACTGGACGCAGGTCTTTGCCACGCCCGAGGAGGGGCAGTAGGGACGGGGAGGGGGGGCTCAGCCGCGCCCCTCGCCCACGTCCACCAGGGGGGGCTCGCCCAGGGTGACGCGGGCGACGGTGCCGCCCCCCGGGGCGTCTTGCAGGCACACGTCGCCGCCGTGGGCGCGGGCGTAGCGGCGCACCAGGGAGAGGCCCAGCCCCTGCCCGTCCGCGAGGCCGCGCGGTCCCCGCTCGTAGGGGAGGAAGACACGCTCGCGCAGCTCGGGGGACAGGCCGGGACCGTGGTCCCGCACGCTGATCTGGGGTCCCCGGGCCCCCATCCCCAGGGTAACCTCGACCGGGCCGGGGGTGTACTTCAGGGCGTTCTCGACGAGGTTCTCGACGATCTGGCGCACCCGGTTGGGGTCCACGGGCCAGGCCACGGGCTCTCCCGGCAGG from Deinococcus aetherius includes:
- a CDS encoding RNA polymerase sigma factor; the protein is MTEVPDILTPELLARLTAGEEAAWYDFVSAYEGRMYAYLYRLEGNAEDALDLTQEVFYRAWRSIRTFRPGERVLPWLYQVARNTQIESHRRKQLQRFSLEEAREDVGFEVTSAARSPVQAAESADAQDRVQRALMRLPEEYREAVVLRFVEDLPYDEIAQIQGVAVGTAKSRVFRAKEQLAELLANEADVH
- a CDS encoding FUN14 domain-containing protein — translated: MAEAKLPLAVLPDTLSTAPLASALRPLLPDLGVGALLGFATGLALRKLGRFVLVALGLLFLTLQLLASLDLVTVNWLRVQALAEPWLHQGGEAGAEWLGRMLTARLPFAGAFTAGLLVGLRARG
- a CDS encoding CAP domain-containing protein, whose product is MTRGWLRGKTLALLLAGVPWVMGSCAAQPVQFRVGFTMNEEQRAPLTVSFTAQAPAEYRVRWDFGDGGMGSGSRVTHTYYRPGTYTLEAQLLDSRGRVRSTASGQVEVRSGGPEQAGLVVLLGRGEVRLSAAGSVVYRPSEPDFTLDGRPVGTGPVEVAAGEHRAALRLTGESGPLTDSVPFQMAPLAGSVPFETEVLRLTNQARSRGWNCATLKEGGPTLPPLTRDPRLEVAALAQSAGMALHGYFDHHSPVDGSTPWLRVQAAGFEARATAENIAAGQQTPEEVVAGWLHSPGHCRNIMGDFTRLGVSYVNRPESPYLRYWTQVFATPEEGQ
- the tsaB gene encoding tRNA (adenosine(37)-N6)-threonylcarbamoyltransferase complex dimerization subunit type 1 TsaB: MPGAPSVTLALDTATPFLTLAVRWPGGERHFSEEVGRAHAERLADATRSLFGEAGLPFRAERIVIGTGPGSYTGVRVGASYALGLGRVWNVPVLGVSTLEGLVRGPGGEVPGGRVAVAQGARRGQVYGAVYEVREGAVAEVVHAPAKRPLEEFEALAAGLPLRRDTAPGGLALLEAGARHGQAEWSLAYL
- a CDS encoding carbohydrate ABC transporter permease, with the protein product MDEQAPRLNTGERLGRGLGLALLVFGGFFPLVWMLLTSLKNEGELQKFPVQYLPSQPDIANYARVFSEQPFGTFFMNSLIVSLLSTLLCVVVAVPAAYALARLEIRARGLLLTLVVAFSMLPVVSLLVPLFRLMRSANLLNTYPALILPYAALSLPVAVLTLVAFFSAIPRDLESAAMVDGSTRIGAMTRIVLPLSLPGVVTAALLVFVNSWNEFLLALSFNTRLNMRTVSVGVTLYQGEFAFPWPLISAAVVIAVVPIVVLIAIFQKRFVAGLTAGGVKA
- a CDS encoding ABC transporter substrate-binding protein, which gives rise to MRTRLTLTALLALAGAASAAPTTLTVFMGSQQRPEIFQPIFDRFERQNPNVVVKIETGGATSEAQNQYLTTVLAARDPSLDVFLIDVVRTATFATAGWAEPLDAYLPSKDAYLRAFLKGPINAATVGGKLYAMPAFTDAQFLYYRKDLLAKYGAKVPRTWDELAATAARIQKAEGGNLQGLNFQGAPIEGTVCNFLETLWGAGGNAQVVDSPAGRQGLGFLVNAVKTKLAPAASSEMKTDDSRQQFQAGNVLFGLNWSYAWAHFQGNSPQPTRVKGDVGVAPLPAFGKNPSATCTGGWEWAISAYSKNKAVAAKLVQFMASADVQRELAVKGAYLPVRASLYNDRAVLAANPHFKDLYRIVTGARPRPVSPAYPRVSEIVRNNVSAAVAGSKTVDAALKDMQRDLDGVLK
- a CDS encoding LLM class flavin-dependent oxidoreductase, whose protein sequence is MTQPSQSEFLWFLQLSRDGEFIGTREKPPRRPTLPYISSLITTAGEAGFTALLTATNYHSEHENYTAAVAALARTAQTDPGLLIAVRPGMFHPAMYAKMLATAQNLFPGRVRVNIVTGSSPAENAMYGDFEPHAQRYERTREFMTILRQLWTQPPPVSYRSDLFAFENAVLDPPPVQPIPIYFGGASPVAQRIAADLADVYLMWGEREDMLAERMGQMRALEAETGRALRYGLRTHVIVRETEEEAWQAAERLISRVDPEVRRAFVESYKHVDGVGQLRQIEMLRGLEEGNLLVEPNLWAGVGMARSGVGVALIGSPEGVAAKIRRYEAMGFSSFIFSGYPHLEEARRFGELVMPLLKGQGGEGSRQIHTDTVAPVA
- a CDS encoding carbohydrate ABC transporter permease, which codes for MRSEAGKLSKPPVARTRRQVRGDGPLAALLLAPAALLLCGVLLFPMLTTFRDSLFVNKLTEPWAGTPFVGFKQYVQMIQDPRFLAALRNTLFFGVLTVGGSFLVGIPMALLAHTPSRVRGLARVALLLPWAMPPVITGLIFAWLFNGQYGVINDVLVRAGIINEPLRWLSTPGLAVVAMVVTIVWKTSSFVALIVLGGLQGIPRELTEAADVDGATRVQTFWRVILPLLGPSLAVAFIFRAISAVQVFDIPYTFIQQAPAQGLLETLGVYIYRTSIEFLDFGYAAALSVALFGVSLAVTLVYVRFVRGGEG